In one Syntrophales bacterium genomic region, the following are encoded:
- the speB gene encoding agmatinase: MNFGDLEEIWTDYESARFVVLPVPYDLTASYLPGSRRGPAAIIDASSHLELYDEELDMETYQKGIHTLPFLEIQVGDPQCVVDAVRNRVTKIISDGKIPVVLGGEHTVTLGAVLAAHDCWREITVLYLDAHADMRDVYQGSKFSHACVARRISEICPLVQIGVRSLSFEEKNYIMEKGLTCLTTREILNGSLDLDKLIGNLGETVYITVDVDVLDSGIMPATGTPEPGGISWMQLLDIVKCVCRTCRVIGFDIVELCPVPGLVAPDFLVAKTTYRIMGYLSLKER, encoded by the coding sequence ATGAATTTTGGCGATTTAGAGGAAATTTGGACTGATTATGAATCGGCTAGATTTGTTGTGTTACCTGTGCCGTATGATTTGACCGCTTCTTATTTGCCTGGATCTCGCCGTGGACCAGCAGCAATCATAGATGCTTCATCCCATTTGGAACTGTACGATGAAGAACTCGATATGGAGACATACCAGAAGGGGATCCACACTTTGCCCTTTCTAGAAATCCAGGTGGGTGATCCTCAATGCGTTGTGGATGCTGTAAGGAATAGGGTAACGAAAATTATCAGTGATGGAAAGATACCAGTAGTTCTCGGAGGAGAACATACCGTCACTCTCGGTGCGGTTTTGGCTGCCCATGATTGTTGGAGAGAGATTACTGTTCTCTACTTGGATGCACATGCCGACATGCGCGATGTGTATCAGGGTTCGAAGTTCAGTCATGCTTGTGTTGCACGCCGCATTTCTGAAATCTGTCCCCTTGTACAAATTGGCGTGAGAAGTTTGAGTTTTGAGGAAAAGAACTACATAATGGAGAAGGGTTTGACGTGTTTAACGACGCGTGAGATTCTTAATGGCTCTTTGGATTTGGATAAATTAATTGGAAATCTGGGGGAGACTGTTTATATCACCGTTGATGTGGATGTGCTAGATTCTGGTATAATGCCTGCTACAGGAACACCAGAACCTGGAGGAATATCTTGGATGCAGCTTCTAGATATCGTTAAATGTGTATGTCGCACATGTCGGGTAATTGGGTTCGATATAGTTGAATTATGTCCT
- a CDS encoding UDP-2,3-diacylglucosamine diphosphatase codes for MSRKAIFISDAHLKRPTDRNYQSLLALLNNCSSGDKKDPNLMDLTDIFFLGDIFDFWFSRHEIFPPEFKAIVERMIFLGSQGVRIHLCEGNHDFYLSDFFGGVSGIYIYEDWSTFDLDGRKLLLGHGDLVDQANTRYIFMRRVLRSRLVYRLHKMVPIKLLWLCARVLSRMSKEFMDGEEGRIFKSMRAFAHEMFADGFDDVILGHCHVPHLEKIYTHGRERFFITTGDWVRHFSYVLYRDKDYKLCFWS; via the coding sequence ATGAGTAGAAAGGCAATATTTATTTCCGATGCACATCTCAAAAGGCCCACCGACAGGAACTACCAGAGTCTACTGGCATTACTGAACAACTGTTCATCTGGTGATAAAAAAGACCCCAATCTAATGGATTTAACTGATATTTTTTTCCTCGGTGATATCTTTGATTTTTGGTTCAGCCGTCACGAGATCTTTCCGCCCGAATTCAAGGCAATTGTAGAACGCATGATCTTCCTTGGTTCTCAAGGTGTGAGGATACATCTTTGTGAGGGGAATCACGATTTCTACCTGAGTGATTTTTTCGGGGGAGTGTCGGGTATTTATATATACGAGGATTGGTCAACTTTTGACCTTGATGGCCGCAAGCTTCTCCTCGGACACGGAGATCTTGTCGATCAGGCTAACACTAGATATATCTTCATGCGTCGGGTTTTGCGGAGTAGATTGGTCTATCGTCTTCACAAGATGGTACCTATTAAGCTGCTTTGGTTGTGTGCAAGGGTTTTATCTAGGATGAGCAAGGAGTTTATGGACGGCGAAGAAGGAAGGATATTTAAAAGCATGAGAGCTTTCGCACACGAAATGTTCGCGGATGGGTTCGATGATGTGATACTTGGACATTGTCATGTTCCTCATCTAGAAAAGATATATACGCATGGTCGGGAAAGATTCTTCATAACAACGGGAGATTGGGTTCGGCATTTCTCTTACGTTTTGTACAGAGATAAAGATTATAAGCTCTGTTTCTGGTCCTAA
- a CDS encoding B12-binding domain-containing radical SAM protein: MKNVLVINPWIYDFAAYDYWLKPLGLLYIASYLRENGAKVTFVDCLDPHLFRDELHSLPRRKLGGHGKFIKEVVSKPESLVGVNKKFHRYGVPRILIEKYLSSIEQPDVVITGTTMTYWYLGVWEIISLIKKVFPGTPVVLGGIYATLCKEHATLSGADIVLTGPGEKSVSFIIREVLKLPLTFDPHKTELDALPYPAFDLLPELDQVPILTSRGCPFSCSYCASSVLSPEFLRRNPNRVLEEIAYWSKTKGVKDFSIYDDAFLLDAEISVIPMLEEIVHQNFDLRFHCPNGLHARYITPKLAKLLFKAGFVTLRLGFETANEESQKKWGQKITNQELEMAVSYLREAGYEGTQIGVYILCGLPDQQPEEVLQSIRFVHNLGAKPILAEFSPVPGTALWEQSKRSSPYPLEREPLFHNNSLLPCWTGTIEESVFYDLKKLAHSVGKLKN, encoded by the coding sequence ATGAAAAACGTTCTCGTCATAAATCCCTGGATATACGATTTTGCAGCGTACGACTACTGGCTAAAACCCCTCGGACTTTTATACATCGCATCATACCTGAGAGAAAATGGCGCAAAAGTAACCTTCGTTGACTGCCTCGATCCTCATCTTTTCCGTGATGAACTCCATTCACTGCCTCGCCGCAAACTAGGTGGACACGGTAAATTCATCAAAGAGGTAGTCTCAAAACCGGAATCCCTCGTGGGGGTTAACAAAAAGTTTCATAGATACGGTGTCCCTAGGATTTTAATCGAAAAATACCTATCCAGCATAGAGCAACCCGACGTGGTCATCACGGGCACCACTATGACATACTGGTATTTGGGAGTGTGGGAGATCATATCGCTAATCAAAAAAGTGTTTCCGGGAACGCCGGTTGTCCTGGGAGGAATTTACGCTACCCTCTGTAAAGAGCACGCAACTCTCTCTGGGGCAGATATTGTCCTTACAGGGCCAGGGGAAAAGTCTGTTTCTTTCATTATACGCGAGGTTCTAAAGCTACCTCTTACGTTTGATCCCCATAAAACCGAATTGGATGCACTACCCTATCCCGCCTTTGACCTACTTCCGGAACTGGATCAGGTGCCTATCCTTACTTCCCGAGGTTGTCCATTCAGTTGTTCATACTGTGCTTCCAGTGTTCTTTCTCCCGAGTTTTTAAGACGGAACCCAAACAGAGTCTTAGAAGAGATCGCTTACTGGTCCAAAACAAAAGGAGTAAAAGACTTTTCAATATACGACGATGCCTTTTTGCTTGACGCTGAAATCTCAGTTATCCCCATGCTGGAAGAAATCGTGCATCAAAATTTCGACTTACGGTTCCACTGCCCCAACGGGTTGCATGCCAGGTATATTACCCCAAAGCTGGCAAAACTGCTTTTCAAAGCAGGATTTGTTACACTCCGTTTAGGGTTCGAAACAGCAAACGAAGAAAGCCAAAAAAAGTGGGGCCAAAAGATAACAAACCAAGAGCTGGAGATGGCGGTTTCATACCTGAGAGAGGCGGGTTACGAGGGGACACAAATCGGCGTCTACATTCTCTGCGGTTTACCTGACCAGCAACCAGAAGAAGTTTTACAATCCATCAGGTTTGTGCACAACCTTGGGGCAAAACCGATACTTGCGGAGTTTTCTCCCGTTCCAGGAACAGCACTCTGGGAACAATCAAAACGTTCAAGCCCTTATCCACTTGAAAGAGAACCCCTCTTCCACAACAACTCCCTTCTGCCCTGTTGGACTGGAACCATTGAGGAAAGTGTTTTTTACGATTTAAAAAAGCTTGCCCACAGCGTGGGCAAGCTGAAAAATTGA